From the Temnothorax longispinosus isolate EJ_2023e chromosome 6, Tlon_JGU_v1, whole genome shotgun sequence genome, one window contains:
- the LOC139815443 gene encoding uncharacterized protein codes for MSSSPTKFQERAKYKIWKKWKLFHATDFQSLMYPCFIFCSVLGIFPYKINGWTFETSTPRYILSTVILCVLCIYELGMLYEIDIAETIKFKGIPKTLERNCFYILNGFIAVVTYILSSPRMRLLQTIMEISWKLPSKSYQKLSRLIHTKDILGSLYLVIQISLYFKTNIDIILKIFVAYVFLVIFHMDMLYMNCICVLKACFKQINDNLEHIQDHMMNDEVCKLGRMYYELRSPVLLIKLKALKKQHQMISNAVQMMNMIFSLQLLATIILTFIGITFHLYFRILYWQKDISMIMVDDFYEVYLTMAVTYYFTKIILIVWACETTKNQALQIGTTIHGVFNSTGNIEIKNELKLFSLQILHRKNMFSAKGLILDASLLTAMVGNISTYLLILIQFLNMKHFCAKEIATNVTEIK; via the exons ATGTCCAGTTCACCAACAAAATTTCAAGAACgtgctaaatataaaatatggaaaaagtGGAAGCTCTTCCACGCTACGGACTTTCAATCGTTGATGTATCCGTGCTTCATCTTCTGCAGTGTTCTCGGAATATTTCCGTACAAAATCAACGGTTGGACCTTCGAGACTTCCACACCGCGTTACATTCTATCAACTGTCATTCTCTGTGTCCTCTGCATTTATGAGCTAGGAATGCTTTATGAAATTGACATTGCTGAAACGATCAAATTCAAAGGAATACCTAAGACTCTTGAGCGTAACTGCTTTTACATACTCAATGGTTTTATAGCGGTTGTCACGTACATTTTGAGTAGTCCACGAATGCGTTTGCTCCAAACCATAATGGAAATCTCTTGGAAATTGCCTTCCAAGTCATACCAGAAGCTATCCAGACTAATTCACACCAAGGACATCTTAGGTTCCTTATATCTAGTTATACAAATATCGTTATATTTCAAGACAAATATTGACATTATACTCAAGATTTTTGTAGCATATGTTTTTCTGGTAATATTTCACATGGATATGCTGTATATGAATTGTATTTGTGTATTAAAAGCTTGTTTCAAGCAAATCAATGATAATCTGGAGCATATACAGGACCACATGATGAATGATGAGGTGTGTAAACTCGGTCGGATGTACTACGAACTAAGAAGTCCAGTCTTGCTAATCAAACTAAAGGCCTTGAAGAAGCAGCATCAGATGATTAGTAACGCAGTGCAGATGATGAATATGATTTTCAGTTTGCAACTGCTCGCTACCATAATTCTGACTTTCATCGGAATCACTTTTCATCTTTACTTTCGTATACTGTATTGGCAAAAGGACATATCCATGATCATGGTAGACGATTTTTATGAAGTTTACTTGACGATGGCCGTaacgtattattttacaaaaataatattgatagtGTGGGCCTGTGAGACCACCAAGAATCAGGCTCTGCAGATTGGCACCACTATTCATGGCGTATTTAACAGTACTGGCAATATTGAAATCAAGAACgag TTGAAATTGTTTTCCTTGCAAATTCTGCATCGCAAAAATATGTTCTCTGCAAAAGGTCTCATTTTGGATGCAAGTCTTCTCACTGCG ATGGTGGGTAACATCagcacatatttattaatcttgatacaatttttaaacatgAAACATTTTTGCGCTAAAGAAATCGCCACAAAtgttacagaaataaaataa
- the LOC139814546 gene encoding putative gustatory receptor 28a, producing MSSSPTKFQGRAKYKIWKKWKLFHATDFQSLMYPCFIFCSVLGIFPYKINGWTFETSTPRYILSTVILCVLCIYELGVLYEMNIAGTIKFKGIPKTLERNCFYILSNFIAIVTYILSGPRMHLLQTIMNVSSKLPHNSYRKLSRFIHAKDIIGFLYLIMNGIFYYSTLDFDTWHKAFVPYTNLLIFHMDMLYMNCVCILKACFKKIDDNLKDLRELVVNDEPHLLRRIYHEHRNPFLLMELKALKKQHLAVSDAVQMLNMIFSLQLLATIIMTFAELTFQLYFYIMHWKIGMLMSNLSDSIYDVYLMVSMTYYSIKIMLIVWACETGKDQAMNISITVHDLLNNTSDDQIRDELQMFSLQVLHRENAFSAKGLIVDATLLTAIVGNITTYLLILIQFLITSHTCNGKIVNNGTQII from the exons ATGTCCAGTTCACCAACAAAATTTCAAGGACgtgctaaatataaaatatggaaaaagtGGAAGCTATTCCACGCTACGGACTTTCAATCGTTGATGTATCCGTGCTTCATTTTCTGCAGTGTTCTCGGAATATTTCCGTACAAAATCAACGGTTGGACCTTCGAGACTTCCACACCGCGTTACATTCTATCAACTGTCATTCTCTGTGTCCTTTGCATTTATGAGCTAGGAGTGCTTTATGAGATGAATATTGCTGGAACGATCAAATTCAAAGGCATACCTAAGACTCTTGAACGAAATTGCTTTTACATACTCAGTAACTTTATTGCGAtcgttacatatattttgagCGGTCCTCGAATGCATTTGCTCCAGACCATAATGAATGTCTCTTCGAAACTGCCCCACAATTCGTATCGAAAACTATCCAGATTCATCCACGCTAAGGATATCATCGGCTTCCTTTATTTAATCATGAACGGGATATTCTATTATTCCACGCTGGATTTCGATACGTGGCATAAGGCTTTTGTACCGTACACTAATCTGTTGATATTTCATATGGATATGTTATATATGAATTGCGTTTGTATATTAAAGGCctgtttcaaaaaaatcgacgACAATTTGAAAGATCTGCGAGAGCTCGTGGTGAACGATGAGCCGCACCTCCTGAGGCGAATCTATCACGAGCATAGAAATCCATTCCTACTAATGGAGCTCAAGGCTTTAAAGAAGCAGCATCTGGCGGTCAGCGACGCAGTACAAATGCTAAACATGATTTTCAGTTTGCAGCTCCTGGCTACTATAATTATGACTTTTGCCGAGCTCACCTTCCAACTGTACTTCTACATAATGCATTGGAAAATTGGCATGTTAATGAGTAATCTGAGCGACTCGATTTATGATGTGTATTTGATGGTGTCTATGacatattattctataaaaataatgttgatcGTATGGGCCTGTGAGACCGGCAAAGACCAGGCCATGAATATCAGCATCACCGTTCATGATCTGCTGAACAATACTTCAGATGACCAAATCAGAGacgaa TTGCAGATGTTTTCCTTGCAAGTACTGCACCGCGAAAATGCTTTCTCCGCAAAAGGTCTCATTGTGGATGCTACTCTTCTCACCGCA ATAGTGGGTAACATAACTACATATCTGCTGATCTTAATACAATTCTTAATTACCTCACATACTTGCAATGGAAAGATAGTAAATAATGGCACacagataatttaa
- the LOC139814547 gene encoding uncharacterized protein has product MWKKWQLFYATDFQSLMYPCFVFCNVLGTFPYRINASIIETSKQRYILPTVVLCVFCIYELVVLYMINIAGAIKFRDMPKTLESNCFHVLGIFIVIVTYISSGTRMHLLQTIINVSSKLPLNSYQKLSRLIHTKDILSFFFLVTITVYYYSNLNFDSWYKFLVPYIFVLVFQMDMLYMNLVCILKTCFKRIDDNLINLRELVVNDEPHLLRRIYHKHKNPSLLMELKALKKQHLTISDTVQMLNMIFSLQLLATIIMTFAELTFQLYFYVVHWKTGIVMNDLGDLIHDLFSIMTITYYAVKITLIVWACETGKDQAMKIGMTVHDLLNNSSDEQIKDELQLFSLQILDCENVFAAKGLIVDATLLTAIVGNISTYLLILIQFLITSHICNKKDSK; this is encoded by the exons ATGTGGAAAAAATGGCAGCTCTTTTACGCTACGGACTTTCAATCGTTAATGTATCCCTGCTTCGTCTTCTGCAACGTTCTCGGAACATTTCCGTATAGGATTAACGCTTCGATCATCGAAACGTCAAAACAGCGCTATATTCTGCCGACCGTCGTTCTTTGTGTCTTCTGTATTTACGAACTAGTAGTGCTCTATATGATTAATATTGCTGGAGCAATAAAATTCAGAGACATGCCTAAGACTCTCGAGAGTAACTGCTTTCACGTACTCGGTATTTTTATCGTgattgttacatatatttcgaGCGGTACTCGAATGCATTTGCTTCAAACCATAATAAATGTCTCTTCAAAACTGCCCCTCAATTCATATCAAAAACTATCTAGACTGATCCACACCAAGGACATTTTAAGTTTCTTCTTTCTAGTTACGATAACGGTGTATTATTATTCCAACTTAAATTTTGATAGCTGGTACAAATTTCTTGTACCGTATATTTTTGTGCTGGTGTTTCAAATGGATATGTTATATATGAATTTGGTTTGCATATTAAAGACCTGTTTCAAGAGAATCGACGACAATCTGATAAATCTGCGGGAGCTCGTCGTAAACGATGAGCCTCATCTTTTGAGGCGGATCTATCATAAGCATAAAAATCCATCCCTGCTAATGGAACTCAAAGCTTTAAAGAAGCAGCATCTGACGATCAGCGACACAGTACAAATGCTAAACATGATTTTCAGTTTGCAGCTCCTGGCTACTATAATTATGACTTTTGCCGAGCTTACTTTTCAACTGTACTTCTACGTAGTACATTGGAAAACTGGCATAGTAATGAACGATCTGGGCGATCTGATTCACGATCTGTTTTCAATAATGACTATAACGTATTACGCTGTAAAAATAACGTTGATAGTATGGGCCTGTGAAACCGGTAAAGACCAGGCCATGAAGATCGGCATGACCGTTCACGATTTGCTTAATAATTCTTCAGATGAACAAATCAAAGACgag TTGCAGCTGTTTTCCTTGCAAATACTGGACTGCGAAAATGTGTTCGCCGCAAAAGGTCTCATTGTGGATGCTACTCTTCTAACTGCg aTAGTGGGGAATATAAGTACATATCTACTAATCTTAATACAATTCTTGATTACCTCtcatatttgcaataaaaaagataGCAAATAA
- the LOC139814822 gene encoding uncharacterized protein: protein MFSLLSKLQKGANAKMWKRLFHATDFESLMYPSFTFCYILGIFPYKIKARAFEISKPRYILSTVVMCVCFIGLLSSLYMMDICGIPKSTGVPRTLERNCYYILSGFVAVVTYILSGPRMRLLQTIMEISWKLPPESYQKLSRLIHAKDILGSLYLVIKISIYLKTNIHIILKIFLIYVILIVFHMDMLYMNCVCVLKACFKQINDNLRYHMMNDEVYHLDRMHYRQRSPVLLIKLKALEKQYQMISDAVQRMNMIFSLQLLATIILTFIEITFQLYFRIVYWQKDISVIMLDNDIYGMLMITFIIYHSIKMMMIVWACETAKNQALQISTTVHDAFNSTGDNEIKSELQLFSLQILHRKNIFSAMGLTVDASLLTAMVGNISTYLLILIQFLNMKRFCAKEIATNVTEIIQ from the exons ATGTTCAGCTTGTTGTCGAAATTACAAAAAGGAGCCAATGCCAAAATGTGGAAAAGATTGTTCCACGCCACGGATTTCGAATCGTTGATGTATCCCTCATTTACCTTTTGCTACATCCTTGGAATATTCCCGTATAAGATCAAGGCTAGGGCCTTCGAGATTTCGAAACCACGTTACATTCTTTCGACCGTCGTTATGTGTGTTTGTTTTATTGGCTTACTGAGCAGTCTCTATATGATGGACATTTGTGGAATTCCGAAGTCGACGGGTGTACCCAGGACTCTTGAGCGTAATTGCTATTACATACTCAGTGGTTTTGTAGCGGTCGTCACGTACATTTTGAGTGGTCCACGAATGCGTTTGCTCCAAACCATAATGGAAATCTCTTGGAAATTGCCTCCGGAGTCATACCAGAAGCTATCCAGACTAATTCACGCCAAGGACATCTTAGGTTCCTTATAtctagttataaaaatatcgatatatctCAAAACAAATATCCATATTATACTCAAAATTTTCCTAATATACGTCATTCTAATAGTATTTCATATGGATATGCTGTATATGAATTGTGTTTGTGTACTAAAAGCTTGTTTCAAGCAAATCAATGATAATCTACGGTACCACATGATGAATGATGAGGTGTATCATCTCGATCGGATGCACTACAGACAAAGAAGTCCAGTTTTGTTAATCAAACTAAAGGCCTTGGAAAAGCAGTATCAAATGATTAGTGACGCAGTGCAAAGGATGAATATGATTTTCAGTTTGCAACTGCTCGCTACCATAATTCTAACTTTCATCGAAATCACTTTTCAACTCTATTTTCGTATAGTGTATTGGCAAAAGGACATATCCGTAATCATGTTAGACAATGATATCTATGGAATGTTGATGATAACATTCATAATATATCATTCTATAAAAATGATGATGATAGTGTGGGCCTGCGAGACCGCCAAAAATCAGGCTCTACAGATCAGCACCACTGTTCACGACGCGTTTAACAGCACCGGCGATAATGAAATCAAAAGCgag TTGCAATTGTTTTCCTTGCAAATTCTTcatcgcaaaaatatattctccGCGATGGGTCTTACTGTAGACGCAAGTCTTCTCACTGCG atGGTGGGTAACATCagcacatatttattaatcttgatacaatttttaaacatgAAACGTTTTTGCGCTAAAGAAATCGCCACAAATGTTACAGAAATAATTCagtga
- the LOC139814655 gene encoding putative gustatory receptor 28a, giving the protein MSVDAFVKQSLKTTLHKHLAIKLALKYNGLSFLDSVIYGINLRIHISLIMSSSSKKFQGRAKYKIWKKWQLFHATDFQSLMYPCFTFCSVLGIFPYKINGSTFETSKQRYILSTVILCILCIYELIVLYEIDIAGTIRFKGVPKTLERNCFYILSSFIAIVTYILSGPRMHLLQTIMNVSSKLPLNSYQKLSRLIHTKDIVGFSFLVTHAIFYYSTLDFDTWHKAFVPYITLLAFQMDMLYMNCVCILKACFKEINDNLSNLRELVVNDEPQLVRHIYHEHRNQNPFLLLELRALKKRHLVVSDTVQILNMIFSLQILTTIVMTFAEITFLLYFYILHWKVGTLLSNLNPELYDTALVLSIIYYSIKIVLIGWACDTGRDQATRIGTTIHEILNSTIDKQIRDELQLFSLQVLHRDNTFSAKGLTIDSTLLVAIVGNITTYLLILIQFLVAEQI; this is encoded by the exons ATGTCAGTTGATGCATTTGTTAAACAGAGCTTAAAAACTACACTCCACAAACATCTTGCAATAAAACTTGCACTAAAGTATAATGGTCTATCATTTTTGGACAGTGTGATCTATGGTATAAATCTTCGTATTCATATTTCGCTGATAATGTCCAGTtcatcaaaaaaatttcaaggaCGTgccaaatataaaatatggaaaaagtGGCAGCTGTTCCACGCTACGGACTTTCAATCGTTGATGTATCCGTGCTTCACCTTCTGCAGTGTTCTCGGAATATTTCCGTACAAAATCAACGGCTCGACCTTCGAGACTTCCAAACAGCGTTACATTCTATCAACCGTCATTCTCTGTATTCTCTGCATTTACGAGTTAATAGTGCTCTATGAGATTGACATTGCCGGAACGATCAGATTCAAAGGCGTACCTAAGACTCTCGAACGCAACTGCTTTTACATACTCAGTAGCTTTATTGCGATCGTTACATACATTTTGAGCGGTCCTCGAATGCACTTGCTCCAGACCATAATGAATGTCTCTTCGAAACTACCACTTAATTCGTATCAAAAACTTTCTAGACTGATTCACACTAAGGATATCGTCGGTTTCTCCTTTCTAGTCACGCACGCGATATTCTATTACTCCACGTTGGATTTCGATACTTGGCATAAGGCTTTTGTACCGTACATTACTCTGCTGGCGTTTCAGATGGATATGCTATATATGAATTGTGTTTGTATATTAAAGGCCTGTTTTAAGGAAATCAACGATAATCTATCGAATTTAAGGGAGCTCGTGGTGAACGATGAGCCACAACTTGTGAGGCACATTTATCACGAGCACAGAAATCAGAATCCATTCCTGCTGCTGGAACTTAGAGCTTTGAAGAAACGTCATTTGGTAGTTAGCGACACCGTGCAAATATTGAACATGATTTTCAGTCTACAGATCCTCACAACTATAGTTATGACTTTTGCCGAAATCACTTTTCTACTGTATTTCTATATACTGCATTGGAAAGTTGGCACATTACTGAGCAATCTAAATCCTGAATTATACGATACAGCATTGgtattatctataatatattatagtatcaAAATAGTGTTGATTGGATGGGCTTGTGATACAGGCAGAGATCAAGCCACGAGGATCGGTACTACCATTCACGAAATACTTAACAGCACTATTGATAAGCAAATCAGAGACgag TTGCAGCTGTTTTCCTTGCAAGTATTACATCGCGATAATACATTTTCCGCCAAAGGTCTTACAATAGATTCAACGCTTCTCGTTGCG atagtGGGTAACATTACTAcgtatttattgattttaatacaattcttAGTTGCTGAGCAGATTTGA
- the LOC139814869 gene encoding uncharacterized protein, with the protein MMFNPLSKFQRRAKGKIRKRWRLFHATDFQSLMHPCFIFCRILGIFPYKINTLTLEIYKPLFSLWTIITCVCCICWLVMLYQMNISGSINMRNVPRNLERSSYYTLGNFIAVVSYILSGPRMRLLQTVLDISSTLPLESYRKLSRLIHSKDIIGFFYLIGISIVYYTRMSLNVLLRFYVIYINLMIFQMDMLYINCVCILKACFKRINDNLIDLQKLIVNDETHLVKPIYHEQRNPFLLMELRALKKQHLIVNNAVQMLNIIFSLQLLSTIIMAFIEITFNMYYYVLQWKEGVLIIFMEKQFYYAYFVANLTIFITKMILIVWACETGKNQASEIITTVHDVLNCTNNKQIKDELQLFSLQMLHSKSTFSAKGLTVDATLLVAIVGNITTYLLILMQFLNASHSCDRKIAINVTQSN; encoded by the exons ATGATGTTCAACCCCTTGTCGAAATTCCAAAGACGAGCTAAGGGTAAAATACGGAAACGATGGCGATTGTTTCACGCTACGGACTTTCAATCTTTGATGCATCCCTGCTTCATTTTCTGCCGTATTCTTGGAATATTTCCGTACAAGATCAACACTTTGACCTTAGAGATCTACAAACCGCTTTTCAGTCTGTGGACCATCATTACCTGCGTTTGCTGTATTTGCTGGCTGGTTATGCTGTATCAGATGAACATTTCTGGAAGTATCAACATGAGAAACGTACCCAGAAATCTCGAGCGTAGTAGTTACTACACGCTCGGCAATTTCATAGCAGTTGTCTCGTACATTTTGAGTGGCCCACGAATGCGTTTGCTTCAAACCGTATTGGACATCTCGTCGACGCTGCCCTTGGAATCGTATCGAAAGCTATCTCGGTTAATTCACTCGAAGGATATTATtggtttcttttatttaattgggATCTCGATTGTATATTATACTAGAATGAGTCTCAATGTCTTGTTAAGGTTTTACGTaatttacatcaatttaatgatttttcaaatggatatgttatatataaattgtgtcTGTATATTAAAGGCCTGTTTCAAGAGAATAAATGACAATTTGATAGATTTGCAAAAACTCATCGTGAACGATGAGACTCATCTCGTCAAACCGATCTATCACGAGCAGAGAAATCCATTCCTGCTGATGGAACTCAGAGCTTTGAAGAAGCAGCATCTAATAGTCAACAATGCAGTGCAGATGCTGAATATAATCTTCAGCTTGCAGCTCTTATCTACCATAATTATGGCTTTTATCGAGATCACATTTAACATGTATTACTATGTACTGCAGTGGAAAGAGGGTGTGTTAATAATCTTTATGGAAAAGCAGTTCTATTATGCGTACTTCGTCGCAAACTTGACGATTTTTATCACAAAGATGATATTGATAGTATGGGCCTGTGAGACCGGTAAAAATCAGGCCTCAGAAATTATCACGACTGTACACGATGTGCTGAACTGCACCAACAATAAGCAAATCAAAGACGag TTGCAGCTATTTTCCTTGCAAATGCTGCATAGCAAAAGTACATTCTCTGCGAAGGGTCTTACTGTGGACGCGACGCTTCTTGTTGCG ATAGTAGGTAACATCACTACGTACTTATTGATCTTAATGCAATTCTTAAACGCATCGCATTCCTGCGATAGAAAGATAGCAATCAATGTTAcacaatcaaattaa
- the LOC139814967 gene encoding uncharacterized protein, which yields MSMFNLSSNFQGKPKGKQKEKGCRLFHAKDFQSLMYPCFMLCRILGIFPYKINASTFEISKPYYILWAVVTCACGIHALICLYNSPIFGKYDEYDKIDMKSLPRALGNYCALVFGGFIITVTLVLSGPRMRLLQIILKISSRLPAESYQKLSKLIHTKDIIGFLYLVAMMLVYMYTLKMNAFFHMYIVLVIFQMDMLYMNCVCVLKICFKRINDNLIYMRELMTIDDPRGFRPIYHEQRNPFLIMELKTLKKQHLTITDTVQMLNMIFSLQLLATIVITFFDLTVYLYYYIFNWQYILLMSASDETLPRIFYFSPIVYNIIKISLVVWACETGKNQALQITTSIHDILNNITDEQIKGELHLFSLQTLHCENTFSAKGFIVDAKLLAAVVGNIVTYVLILYQFKRMSYSCERKANNMEVI from the exons atgagCATGTTCAATTTATCATCGAATTTCCAAGGAAAACCAAAAggcaaacaaaaagaaaaaggatgcCGACTATTCCACGCCAAGGACTTTCAATCCTTGATGTATCCCTGTTTCATGTTGTGCCGTATTCTGGGTATATTTCCATATAAGATCAACGCTTCAACCTTCGAGATTTCAAAACCATACTATATTCTGTGGGCTGTCGTTACCTGTGCTTGTGGTATTCACGCACTGATATGCTTATATAATTCTCccatttttggaaaatatgaTGAATATGACAAAATCGATATGAAAAGCTTACCCAGAGCTCTTGGAAATTATTGCGCGTTGGTGTTTGGCGGTTTTATAATAACCGTTACCCTCGTTCTAAGCGGCCCGCGAATGCGTTTGCTCCAGATTATATTGAAGATATCTTCAAGACTACCCGCAGAATCATATCAAAAGCTATCTAAACTGATCCACACTAAAGATATCATTGGTTTTCTTTATCTAGTTGCGATGATGTTGGTATACATGTACACGTTGAAAATGAATGCTTTCTTTCATATGTACATCGTTCTAGTGATATTTCAAATGGATATGCTGTATATGAATTGCGTTTGTGTGCTAAAAATCTGTTTCAAAAGAATCAATGATAATCTGATATACATGCGAGAACTCATGACAATTGACGATCCACGTGGCTTTAGACCGATCTATCACGAGCAGAGAAatccatttttaataatggaGCTCAAGACTCTGAAGAAGCAACATCTGACAATCACCGATACGGTGCAGATGCTAAATATGATCTTCAGTTTGCAGCTTCTCGCTACAATAGTCATAACTTTCTTCGATCTCACGGTCTATCTATACTACTATATATTCAACTGgcaatatatcttattaatgAGTGCTTCGGATGAAACATTACCTCGCATATTCTATTTTTCACCTAtagtgtataatattataaaaatatcattggTAGTATGGGCCTGCGAGACGGGCAAAAATCAAGCTTTGCAAATCACTACTTCTATTCACGATATACTGAACAACATCACCGATGAGCAAATCAAAGGCGAG TTGCATCTGTTCTCTTTGCAAACACTTCACTGTGAAAATACATTTTCCGCAAAAGGTTTTATTGTAGATGCGAAGCTTCTTGCTGCA GTAGTGGGTAATATCGTTACatacgtattaatattataccaaTTCAAGCGCATGTCATATTCTTGCGAGAGAAAGGCAAACAATATGgaagtaatttaa
- the LOC139814874 gene encoding uncharacterized protein, which produces MQRHIKGRTGNKRWLFYATDFQSLMYPCFTLCRILGIFPYKINASTFEFSKPYYILWAVVTCVCGIHALICLYSSPFSIVSIFGKYDEYDKIDIKSLPRALRSYFGLVFGGFIITVTLVLSGPRMRLLQIILKISSRLPAESYQKLSKLIHTKDIIGFLYLVAMMLVYMYTLKMNAFFHMYIVLVIFQMDMLYMNCVCVLKICFKRINDNLAYMRGLMTIDDPRGFRPIYHDQRNPFLIMELKALKKQHLTITDTVQMLNMIFSLQLLATIVITFFNVTVYLYYSIFNWQYILLISTSGETLPRILYFLPMVYHIIKILLVVWACETGKNQALQITTSIHDIMTNITDEQIKSELHLFSLQTLHCENTFSAKGFIVDAKFLAAVVGNIVTYVLILYQFKRMLYSCERKASNMEVI; this is translated from the exons ATGCAACGACACATCAAAGGCAGAACGGGGAACAAACGGTGGCTGTTCTACGCTACGGACTTTCAATCCCTGATGTATCCCTGTTTCACGTTGTGCCGTATTCTGGGTATATTTCCGTATAAGATCAACGCTTCAACCTTCGAGTTTTCAAAACCATACTATATTCTATGGGCTGTCGTTACCTGTGTTTGTGGTATTCACGCACTGATATGCCTATATAGTTCTCCATTTTCCATAGTTTccatttttggaaaatatgaTGAATATGAcaaaatcgatataaaaagTTTACCCAGGGCTCTTAGAAGTTATTTCGGGTTGGTGTTTGGCGGTTTTATAATAACCGTTACCCTCGTTCTAAGCGGCCCGCGAATGCGTTTGCTCCAGATTATATTGAAGATATCTTCAAGACTACCCGCAGAATCATATCAAAAGCTATCTAAACTGATCCACACTAAAGATATCATTggttttctttatttagttGCGATGATGTTGGTATACATGTACACGTTGAAAATGAATGCTTTCTTTCATATGTACATCGTTCTAGTGATATTTCAAATGGATATGCTGTATATGAATTGCGTTTGTGTACTAAAAATCTGTTTCAAAAGAATCAATGATAATCTGGCATACATGCGAGGACTCATGACAATTGACGATCCACGTGGCTTTAGACCGATCTATCACGACCAGAGAAatccatttttaataatggaGCTCAAGGCTCTGAAGAAGCAACATCTGACAATTACCGATACGGTGCAGATGCTAAATATGATCTTCAGTTTGCAGCTTCTCGCTACAATAGTCATAACTTTCTTCAATGTCACGGTCTATCTATACTACTCTATATTCAACTGGCAgtatatcttattaataagTACTTCGGGTGAAACATTACCTCGCATACTCTATTTTTTACCCATGGTgtatcatattataaaaatattattggtaGTATGGGCCTGCGAGACGGGCAAAAATCAAGCTTTACAAATCACTACTTCTATTCACGATATAATGACCAACATCACCGATGAGCAAATCAAAAGCGAG TTACATCTGTTTTCCTTGCAAACACTTCACTgcgaaaatacattttctgcAAAAGGTTTT